In one bacterium genomic region, the following are encoded:
- a CDS encoding 2-dehydropantoate 2-reductase, with protein sequence METRPFRQNVVFGAGALGSWMGARLAPPAVLVARGEHALAMRASGLRLAGIENAVVPVAVADACPPLEADALLLVTVKVIDLAAAARAVRDRLREDTVVAVVANGFAPQEILGEALGRPVVRVVAEFGATMDGPGRVSAWGGRALLLHGVREDRVAAALAPTGLRVERIDDLARHSWEKLALNCVANPLAGLTGRRNCDLADDDLADLRLAVAREVMEVAARDGVDLPDELPERIDLVLARSRNLNSMAQDLARGRPTEIEHLNGFVARQAEAFGMDAPLNRWLAALIRLREGKTD encoded by the coding sequence ATGGAGACGCGACCCTTCCGACAGAACGTCGTGTTCGGAGCCGGCGCCCTCGGCAGCTGGATGGGCGCGCGCCTCGCGCCGCCGGCCGTGCTGGTGGCCCGCGGCGAGCACGCGCTGGCGATGCGCGCCTCGGGCCTGCGGCTGGCCGGCATCGAGAACGCCGTCGTGCCGGTGGCCGTGGCCGACGCCTGCCCGCCCCTGGAGGCGGACGCGCTGCTGCTGGTGACGGTCAAGGTGATCGATCTGGCGGCCGCGGCCCGCGCCGTGCGCGACCGGTTGCGCGAGGACACCGTGGTCGCGGTGGTCGCCAACGGGTTCGCGCCGCAGGAGATCCTGGGCGAGGCACTGGGCCGGCCGGTCGTGAGGGTCGTGGCGGAGTTCGGCGCGACGATGGACGGCCCGGGACGCGTGTCGGCCTGGGGCGGCCGCGCGCTGCTGCTGCACGGCGTGCGCGAGGACCGGGTCGCGGCGGCGCTGGCGCCCACCGGCCTGCGCGTCGAGCGGATCGACGACCTCGCGCGGCATTCGTGGGAGAAGCTGGCCCTGAACTGCGTGGCCAACCCGCTGGCCGGCCTCACCGGCCGCCGCAACTGCGACCTCGCCGACGACGACCTGGCCGACCTGCGGCTGGCCGTGGCCCGCGAGGTCATGGAGGTGGCGGCCCGCGACGGCGTCGACCTGCCCGACGAGCTGCCCGAGCGCATCGACCTCGTGCTGGCGCGCTCGCGCAACCTCAACTCCATGGCGCAGGACCTGGCGCGGGGCCGTCCCACCGAGATCGAGCACCTCAACGGCTTCGTCGCGCGGCAGGCCGAGGCGTTCGGGATGGACGCGCCGCTGAACCGCTGGCTCGCCGCGCTGATCCGCCTGCGCGAGGGGAAGACCGACTAG
- a CDS encoding DMT family transporter, with product MKDQRRATLLGLVTVLMWSTVATAFKLSLRHLSPVALLAWSATVSLLVLAAVVTARRGWTALRRAPRRDLLLAAGLGVVNPCLYYLILFEAYDRLPAQVAQPLNYTWALTLTWLSVPLLGQRPRARDLLAGLVCYAGVAVISTGGDLRDWRSVDPAGVALALGSTLLWALYWLGNARSRLEPASGLLVNFAVGAPLVLLYGWARRDLGADGPGLLGALYVGVVEMGVTFVIWLTALKLAENTSRVANLIFLSPFLSLVFIQFVLGEAVRPATLGGLALIVGGLAWQARRRE from the coding sequence GTGAAGGACCAGCGCCGCGCCACGCTGTTGGGCCTCGTCACGGTGCTGATGTGGTCGACCGTGGCGACGGCCTTCAAGCTCTCGCTGCGGCACCTCTCGCCGGTCGCCCTGCTGGCCTGGTCGGCGACCGTGTCGCTGCTGGTGCTGGCCGCCGTGGTGACGGCGCGGCGCGGCTGGACGGCCCTGCGGCGGGCGCCGCGGCGCGACCTGCTGCTGGCGGCCGGGCTGGGCGTCGTCAACCCCTGCCTCTACTACCTGATCCTGTTCGAGGCCTACGACCGCCTGCCCGCCCAGGTCGCGCAGCCCCTGAACTACACCTGGGCCCTGACGCTGACCTGGCTGTCGGTGCCCCTGCTCGGGCAGCGCCCGCGCGCGCGCGACCTGCTGGCCGGGCTGGTGTGCTACGCGGGCGTGGCGGTGATCAGCACCGGCGGCGACCTGCGGGACTGGCGGAGCGTCGATCCGGCGGGCGTGGCCCTGGCGCTGGGCAGCACGCTGCTGTGGGCGCTCTACTGGCTCGGCAACGCGCGCTCGCGGCTGGAGCCGGCGTCGGGGCTGCTGGTGAACTTCGCCGTCGGCGCACCGCTGGTGCTGCTGTACGGCTGGGCGCGGCGCGACCTGGGCGCGGACGGACCGGGCCTGCTGGGCGCGCTGTACGTCGGCGTCGTGGAGATGGGCGTCACGTTCGTGATCTGGCTGACGGCGCTGAAGCTGGCGGAGAACACCTCGCGCGTCGCCAACCTCATCTTCCTGTCGCCGTTCCTGTCGCTGGTCTTCATCCAGTTCGTGCTGGGCGAGGCCGTGCGGCCGGCGACGCTGGGCGGGCTGGCGCTGATCGTGGGCGGGCTGGCGTGGCAGGCGCGAAGGCGGGAGTAG